A window from Bradysia coprophila strain Holo2 chromosome X unlocalized genomic scaffold, BU_Bcop_v1 contig_20, whole genome shotgun sequence encodes these proteins:
- the LOC119068622 gene encoding transmembrane protein 41 homolog gives MNTAAGIKQRNGSETFSTTETKCSSKSVEPNAQKSLIILLSIFTTSLVAMFYMYMMFPELDESEKQHLKIPFDIEDAKMLGKVLDQYKDTYYFEVMFGVVFVYVFLQTFAIPGSLFLSILSGFLFNFPIALCLVCFCSALGATLCYLLSQLVGRRLVKYYFPARAASWSQQVDKHKDELLMYMLFLRMTPFLPNWFINLVAPVIGVPLFPFAVGTFFGVAPPSFLAIQAGKTLNTLTSSREAFSWVSMVYLTVFACITMLPVIFKKYFKTKIE, from the exons ATGAACACAGCAGCAG GAATAAAGCAACGAAATGGcagtgaaacattttcaacgacTGAAACAAAATGTAGCTCCAAGAGCGTAGAACCGAACGCTCAAAAATCATTGATCATATTGTTATCAATTTTTACAACTAGTCTAGTAGCTATGTTTTACATGTACATGATGTTTCCTGAGTTGGATGA ATCAGAGAAGCAACAtctaaaaattccattcgacATCGAAGATGCTAAAATGCTTGGTAAGGTGTTGGATCAGTACAAAGACACGTACTATTTCGAAGTCATGTTCGGCGTTGTGTTCGTTTACGTATT CCTGCAAACGTTCGCCATTCCTGGATCATTGTTCCTATCGATTCTAAGCGGTTTCCTGTTCAATTTTCCGATTGCATTGTGCTTGGTGTGTTTCTGTTCGGCACTGGGTGCAACTCTATGTTATCTGCTGTCACAACTGGTTGGCAGACGATTGGTTAAGTATTATTTTCCGGCACGGGCCGCATCATGGTCACAACAGGTGGATAAGCACAAGGACGAACTGCTTATGTACATGCTATTTTTACGAATGACACCATTTCTGCCTAATTGGTTTATCAATTTGGTTGCACCGGTCATTGGTGTTCCATTGTTTCCGTTTGCTGTTGGAACATTTTTTG GTGTAGCCCCACCATCATTTCTAGCGATCCAGGCGGGAAAAACGCTGAATACGTTAACCAGTTCGCGAGAAGCATTCTCCTGGGTGTCAATGGTCTATTTGACCGTTTTCGCTTGTATCACAATGTTGCCtgttatttttaagaaatatttcaaaacgaaaattgagtAG
- the LOC119068626 gene encoding DNA-directed RNA polymerase III subunit RPC9 — protein MEIVNPSCALMSNFEVMEALRTIGDTKKKFGLRNLATISYETLRFLEEGSCRTQTKHNILQFMQAVKPFNLTKSECLMMVNDPPSSALHIQLQIEDSEERLSEDQVNELIRIAQQWLVASEEE, from the exons atggaaat TGTCAATCCAAGCTGCGCTCTGATGTCCAATTTCGAGGTGATGGAAGCTCTTCGAACGATTGGtgatacaaaaaagaaattcgggTTGAGGAACCTTGCGACAATCAGTTATGAG ACACTTCGATTTTTGGAAGAAGGATCCTGCCGCACCCAAACGAAACACAACATTTTGCAGTTCATGCAAGCCGTCAAACCGTTCAATTTAACGAAAAGTGAATGTTTGATGATGGTCAACGATCCACCGTCATCGGCGCTGCACATCCAGTTACAGATCGAAGACAGTGAGGAACGGTTATCGGAAGATCAAGTGAACGAATTGATTAGAATCGCTCAGCAATGGTTGGTTGCCAGTGAGGAAGAATGA
- the LOC119068946 gene encoding uncharacterized protein LOC119068946, whose protein sequence is MVFVYVTELLITVYRVMTVYIIQFYYRDHFRNLLTEALHLHQRVSELMNGAWIFNKTFYRCYTSKVTGVVFQFAIISYLISLYKQMASAIFNCDLLTFSMFIYIHFTAITMSSVFYAGMMFVLLIFQNLNRKASQLSNSIKDTELKIRMKCELCGRLCDEVDQIVYIYERAVTFLKNFNRFFSFQLLFTFINAIYVVLVELYYIYDNVRQMSSDPDSMEFLYGHIVKDLAYMLCFAIEFFHIVLISSTVTEVALQTGMAFRAHFNIVDSRLKQSIELLTLQNLLISPTVMAGGLIEIKTTILFAVGSWSLY, encoded by the exons ATGGTTTTCGTATATGTTACAGAGCTACTGATTACTGTCTACAGAGTAATGACAGTGTacattattcaattttattatcgcGATCACTTCCGGAATCTCCTCACGGAAGCATTACATTTACATCAAAGAGTAAGTGAGTTGATGAATGGTGCCTGGATTTTCAACAAAACCTTCTACCGTTGTTACACCTCTAAAGTAACAGGTGTTGTGTTCCAATTTGCAATCATTTCGTACTTAATTAGCCTGTACAAACAAATGGCCTCCGCCATATTCAACTGTGACCTGctaacattttcgatgttcatTTACATCCACTTCACTGCAATCACTATGTCTAGCGTCTTTTATGCGGGCATGATGTTCGTTCTactgatttttcaaaatttaaaccgAAAAGCATCGCAATTGTCCAACTCAATAAAGGATACTGAACTGAAAATACGAATGAAATGTGAGCTATGTGGACGATTATGTGATGAGGTCGATCAGATCGTTTACATTTACGAAAGGGCTGTAACATTTCTGAAGAActtcaatagatttttttcattccaACTGTTATTCACATTTATCAACGCAATTTATGTGGTTTTGGTTGAG TTGTATTACATCTACGATAATGTGAGACAAATGAGCTCCGATCCTGATTCAATGGAATTTCTCTACGGACATATAGTGAAAGACTTAGCATATATGCTGTGCTTTGCTATCGAATTCTTTCATATTGTGCTCATTTCAAGTACGGTTACCGAGGTG GCTCTCCAGACTGGTATGGCTTTTCGTGCGCACTTTAACATAGTCGATAGTCGATTGAAACAAAGT ATTGAGTTGCTAACTTTGCAAAATTTACTTATATCACCGACGGTAATGGCTGGTGGACTAATTGAaattaagacaacaattttatttgctgtAGGTTCTTGGTCCCTCTATTGA
- the LOC119068623 gene encoding density-regulated protein homolog, giving the protein MTDVPEHLISGPKAGINYPLTVQYCGNCSMPIEYCEYYPDYEKCKIWLEKNLPTEFSKVKLDDADGGATDDDKKRQKRGGKGIMKAKKSKDDGPKKVCVSRAPRGKKKSVTVVTGLSTFDIDLKVAAKYFGTKFACGSSVTGDDEIVIQGDVKDDLLEVIPEKWPEIDEIDDLGDQKR; this is encoded by the exons A TGACAGATGTTCCGGAGCACCTAATTAGCGGGCCAAAGGCTGGGATAAATTACCCACTCACGGTTCAATACTGCGGAAATTGTTCAATGCCAATAGAG TACTGTGAATACTATCCGGACTAcgagaaatgtaaaatttggCTGGAGAAAAATCTGCCCACAGAATTCTCGAAAGTTAAACTGGATGACGCAGATGGTGGTGCTACGGATGATGACAAGAAGCGTCAGAAACGCGGCGGTAAAGGGATAATGAAAGCGAAAAAGAGCAAAGATGATGGAccgaaaaaagtttgcgtTTCCCGGGCGCCTCGAGGAAAGAAGAAGTCAGTGACTGTTGTGACCGGTTTAAGTACATTTG ATATTGATTTGAAAGTGGCCGCTAAATACTTTGGAACGAAATTCGCTTGTGGTTCATCGGTTACGGGTGACGATGAGATTGTTATTCAGGGTGATGTTAAAGATGATTTGTTAGAGGTTATACCGGAAAAATGGCCTGAAATTGACGAAATAGACGATCTGGGTGATCAAAAGCGATAG